The Mesomycoplasma ovipneumoniae ATCC 29419 genome segment TTTTAATGTTTCAACATTGATGCATCTTGAAAAACGTATTTACCAGGCAGCATTTTTTTTAATTCTGTCATTTATAGAAGGAAAAATCGCTACAAATTTTTACAAAAATAAAAAAATTACCTTAATTGTCGACGAGGCGCACCGATTTATTGATGAATCAAACACAATCGCGCTAGATTTTTTGTTTAAAATTGCTAAAACTATCCGTAAATACAACGGCGGCTTGATAATAACAACACAAAATCCGGGTGATTTTGCAATTAGCGGAGAAGCTGCCCGAAAAAGTGAAGCAATTATTGAAAACTGCCAGTATGCTTTCTTTTTTAATTTAAAAAGTAACGATATAAATAAGGTAGACAAACTTTTTTCATCTTCAGGCGGACTTACTGATGAAGAGAAAAAATTTATTGCACTGGCCCAAATAGGTGAGTTCATTTTTTCTGCGAATTTAAATGATCGATATATTTGTTCAGGTTATTTTAATAATGCAGAGAAAAAATTATTTTTTGATAAAGGAGATAAACTAATTAACAAAGGAGATTAATGAGCAAAAAATTACCATTTTTTTTAATTTCTGGCCTTATTCCTGTGCTTTTTTTGTCAGCAGGTTACCAAAACACAGCTTATTTTAAGTTAAATAATTATGATAATTATGAAATAAAGTCTGAATTTGCAAATTTTAGTGCTCAATTTGACTTAGAAATTGAAAGACAACCTGATTCATTTAGTTTTGAGTGAATAAAAGATAAAACAATTGACTCAAAAAGTGAAATAAGAAAACTAAATTCATATTGATTTGATCGAACAATCAAAGAAAAATTTTACAAACCAGGTTCAAAACCTGAAATAAGAGATGAAAATTTAGCACCTGAATATTGCAGTCAACTTGAAAGTTGTCGTAATTGACAATTTTATTTAAGCGAATCCAAATTCAGAGATTGAAAACAAGAAACAGTTTTTAACATTTATGGCGAATATGATAAGTCAATTTTTGATCGAAATTCATTATCAATTTCATCAAAAAAACATAATAAAGTCAACATTTCAAACATTTTAAATGAATATGCAAAAAATAAAATTGACGAACTTGAAAAGAATTTTAATCTTAAAAATATAAAAATAAGTCATTTAATTTACAGCGTGGGATTTGAATTACAAAGAGATAAAATTAAAAAATTTACTGTAAATTTACAATATCGATATTCATATCAAAAAAGAGTTCTAAATAAGGATCTAGAGCTTGAAAAATATTTGTCTGATTTAAAGCAAAATTTTAATAACTCAATTATCAAAAATAACCAAATTTCGATAAGTATTGAAACAAACCATCAAAAAAATGATGAAATTCAAAGTTTTTCACTAACTTCATCTCAAAAAGGTCTAAAAGAAATTGAAAAAAAAGTTACTGAATTTTCAAGCGAACTTTTTAAAGAAGGAAAAAAATACAACGAAGATCTACATTTTAACGTTATTGGCGACACGCAAATTGAATTTTTTATAAGATTTAAACACCCTCAGGACAAAAATTTTTACAATTTTCAGTTAAATAACAAAGTGAATGTAAATTTATTTTTTGAAGATAAAGACAAATTTTGAAAAAGACTGACAATTATTCCAGGTAATATTTATGATCCTAAAACTTATCAGTCAAAAATTGACGAACCAGTGAAAATTTCTGAACCAAAAACCGCAACAAACGAAGGCGGAGTTCGGAGAATTTACGGCGGAAAATGGGAATATCATAATAAAATAAAGCTAAATTTCATTACAAATCCAGAAGAAAATGAAATTTTATATGTCAACGGAAATCCTGTTGATGTCTTGGATCTTAATTTTGATTATGATCTTGAGGATCTAAGACTTGAGCAAAAAAACCCGCAAAATTCAACAAATAGTTATAAAATTGAAATTAAGAAATTTAAAAAAGACAATAAAATACAGGATAATTCAGAATTAGTAGCCATTTATGAAATTGAATTTGTAATTAAAGCTGCAAATTCAGTTATGGATATAAAGTGATTTGCCTGAGATCCAAAAAATAATAAAGATCAACAAAAATTAATCGAACCTTACTTAAAAGACAAAAATAATCAAATAATTTATGATCAATTTGGAGTTAAGGTTAAAAATCCTGAATATGATCCGTTAATTGATGTAAAAACTGGCACAAAAAAACAAATTGTCTGAGTATCAACCGGTAAAAATCCTAATTCTATACCAGAAAACAGCAATTTTGCTCAACTTCCAAGCGAAATTTCGCGTTTTAATTTAGGTCTTGAATCAGAATTTGGATTCATTGCAGAAGCAAGTGTTAGTGGAAAAGGCGCAAATATAGTGTTAAATTCAAACCCTGAGAATGATAAAGTTTCATCTTTTAGATATTTAGTTGACTCAGATAATAGTGAAAATTTTGAAATTTTAAGCAAAAATGGCCAAAAATCAGAAAAATTTGACATTACAAATAGTGCAAATAAATATTTTTCGATTGGGGGAGTTTGACTTTTTTCTTCTAAATTTGACAAAGGACTTTCATCATATAAAATTGTTTCTATTGGTGAAAATTCAAGTTCACAACTTTTTAATGATGTTTTCCCAAATAAATCAATTATCCCTTTTTGGGAATCAAAAGCAGGTCAAATTTTAGAACAATACTTGCTTCTAGAAAAAATAACAAATGAAAATATCAAAAAATTAACCTATGAACAAATTCTGTTATATTGAAGAAATTTTATTGATAATGTTGCAAAAAAACAGCAAATTAACAAAATTAATCAAAAATTAGACGAAAATATTGAAATTAAAAACAAAATTGTCTTATTAGTTCAAAAAAATTTAAATTTTGAAAATTTAGAACAGACAAATAACGAAAATACAGGTTCAAATTACGATTTTGAGAGCTCAACAGGCAACAAAGTTCTCGAAATTAACCCAGAAATGATTTCTGAAGTATCTAAATTTTTTGTAGATGACAATGAAAATTCTAGTAATATTGATATAAAAATTGAAAATATTGTTCAGAGTCAAGATAATAAATTTGATTTTGACATTAAGATACTTAAAAAAGATGATAAAAGAACAGAAAATTTTAAAGAAGTTTTAGGTATCTTAAGTTTTTCTGATATTGAAATTAAAGATTCTGAGCAAAATAAAAATAAAACCAAAATTAAATTTAATTGGAAAAATGACAAGCTCACAGTAAATCAAAATTTGCAAAATTCAAGCCAAATAATTGATTACTTTTCAAATCAAGAAAATTTTGACAAAGTAAATCTGTTTTTAGAGGAAAATGACGAAAATATAATTGCCAATTTTGATCTAAAACCCGAGTTTAAGGAGCTTTTTCATTTACAAACTCCCTTTATTGTTGTGAAAAAAAGCACAAAAAATAGTGAAATTTTTCAAGATTCAAGAAATATTTTTGATGAACTTTTGTTAGAGCGAATTAATCTTACTGGCATTGAAAATTTACAGAATGCCAAAAATTTTATATTACAGCAAATCCAGGCGAGTTGAAAAGATGTTAAATACAACTATAATGTCGATTTTGTAATTGAAAATTTTGATAATGTCGTCGAAAATGCGATGAAAAATGTCGAAGAAAGTGAGCAAATACCTCACAAAATTTGAAATTTGACTCTAAAAGTCAAGGAAAATCAAATTAATAAATTTTATGGATCAAAAACTATTAAACTCGTTAATATCATAGGAAGTCTAAATAACCCTAAAATTAACAATTTAAGTCAAATTAAAGCCAAAGAATTTAGTCTTTCTATCTCAAAAAACAGTGATAATTTGGAAAATGCCATTAAAGATCATGTCT includes the following:
- a CDS encoding Mbov_0399 family ICE element protein, coding for MSKKLPFFLISGLIPVLFLSAGYQNTAYFKLNNYDNYEIKSEFANFSAQFDLEIERQPDSFSFEWIKDKTIDSKSEIRKLNSYWFDRTIKEKFYKPGSKPEIRDENLAPEYCSQLESCRNWQFYLSESKFRDWKQETVFNIYGEYDKSIFDRNSLSISSKKHNKVNISNILNEYAKNKIDELEKNFNLKNIKISHLIYSVGFELQRDKIKKFTVNLQYRYSYQKRVLNKDLELEKYLSDLKQNFNNSIIKNNQISISIETNHQKNDEIQSFSLTSSQKGLKEIEKKVTEFSSELFKEGKKYNEDLHFNVIGDTQIEFFIRFKHPQDKNFYNFQLNNKVNVNLFFEDKDKFWKRLTIIPGNIYDPKTYQSKIDEPVKISEPKTATNEGGVRRIYGGKWEYHNKIKLNFITNPEENEILYVNGNPVDVLDLNFDYDLEDLRLEQKNPQNSTNSYKIEIKKFKKDNKIQDNSELVAIYEIEFVIKAANSVMDIKWFAWDPKNNKDQQKLIEPYLKDKNNQIIYDQFGVKVKNPEYDPLIDVKTGTKKQIVWVSTGKNPNSIPENSNFAQLPSEISRFNLGLESEFGFIAEASVSGKGANIVLNSNPENDKVSSFRYLVDSDNSENFEILSKNGQKSEKFDITNSANKYFSIGGVWLFSSKFDKGLSSYKIVSIGENSSSQLFNDVFPNKSIIPFWESKAGQILEQYLLLEKITNENIKKLTYEQILLYWRNFIDNVAKKQQINKINQKLDENIEIKNKIVLLVQKNLNFENLEQTNNENTGSNYDFESSTGNKVLEINPEMISEVSKFFVDDNENSSNIDIKIENIVQSQDNKFDFDIKILKKDDKRTENFKEVLGILSFSDIEIKDSEQNKNKTKIKFNWKNDKLTVNQNLQNSSQIIDYFSNQENFDKVNLFLEENDENIIANFDLKPEFKELFHLQTPFIVVKKSTKNSEIFQDSRNIFDELLLERINLTGIENLQNAKNFILQQIQASWKDVKYNYNVDFVIENFDNVVENAMKNVEESEQIPHKIWNLTLKVKENQINKFYGSKTIKLVNIIGSLNNPKINNLSQIKAKEFSLSISKNSDNLENAIKDHVYNLLLPEEIDSKKYLYLQNISQIVNNFRTNPKLEKATLVLKPGTPQLNGKKELTIFNSDFKTLGDLTLGGLEKNSDTTESNISKSTAYWLIPLIIFSIIGLLFFGFWIYNKFIAKFKN